One region of Culex pipiens pallens isolate TS chromosome 2, TS_CPP_V2, whole genome shotgun sequence genomic DNA includes:
- the LOC120431250 gene encoding uncharacterized protein LOC120431250 isoform X1, translating into MCCILSGLYEFCATAVKGGVGCCCDCTKKVVCCCCQCAFQTLCCIIFVVLIVALAIGLGIYFGIFHNADSGNASTTTTTTPVSRLLSTLYPKLEDDDSLHG; encoded by the exons ATGTGTTGCATATTATCGGGATTGTATGAATTCTGTGCCACCGCCGTCAAAGGAGGGGTCGG ATGTTGTTGCGATTGTACGAAGAAAGTGGTCTGCTG CTGCTGCCAGTGCGCGTTTCAAACGCTCTGCTGTATCATCTTTGTGGTGCTGATCGTAGCGCTGGCCATCGGGCTCGGAATCTACTTTGGGATCTTCCACAACGCGGACAGCGGCAACGCGAGTACTACCACAACGACCACCCCCGTCAGCAGGCTGCTGAGCACGTTGTATCCGAAATTGGAGGATGATGATTCGTTGCATGGTTGA
- the LOC120431250 gene encoding protein midgut expression 1-like isoform X3 — protein MCGVLKCCCKCAGSIACCCCQCAFQTLCCIIFVVLIVALAIGLGIYFGIFHNADSGNASTTTTTTPVSRLLSTLYPKLEDDDSLHG, from the exons ATGTGTGGGGTACTAAAATGCTGTTGCAAGTGTGCCGGTAGCATTGCGTGTTG CTGCTGCCAGTGCGCGTTTCAAACGCTCTGCTGTATCATCTTTGTGGTGCTGATCGTAGCGCTGGCCATCGGGCTCGGAATCTACTTTGGGATCTTCCACAACGCGGACAGCGGCAACGCGAGTACTACCACAACGACCACCCCCGTCAGCAGGCTGCTGAGCACGTTGTATCCGAAATTGGAGGATGATGATTCGTTGCATGGTTGA
- the LOC120431250 gene encoding protein midgut expression 1-like isoform X2 yields the protein MCTLLGCLCDCAATVACCCCQCAFQTLCCIIFVVLIVALAIGLGIYFGIFHNADSGNASTTTTTTPVSRLLSTLYPKLEDDDSLHG from the exons atgTGCACTTTACTTGGCTGTTTATGTGATTGTGCTGCCACTGTTGCATGCTG CTGCTGCCAGTGCGCGTTTCAAACGCTCTGCTGTATCATCTTTGTGGTGCTGATCGTAGCGCTGGCCATCGGGCTCGGAATCTACTTTGGGATCTTCCACAACGCGGACAGCGGCAACGCGAGTACTACCACAACGACCACCCCCGTCAGCAGGCTGCTGAGCACGTTGTATCCGAAATTGGAGGATGATGATTCGTTGCATGGTTGA